From a region of the Lactuca sativa cultivar Salinas chromosome 4, Lsat_Salinas_v11, whole genome shotgun sequence genome:
- the LOC111912390 gene encoding uncharacterized protein LOC111912390: MDSYGFLDSIQVEKAHALSRYKQFNNISRIFKLIEVFVAVALISWSSTRLPTVFKVSGEYLYACSSYILNQHVVFLIGNFIVVLCYVFSGHMEVGNESIDHEISDENKKRSTNHYKTSDAASDGELLLTPVEELPVIHTAMEEPQEKVIGFENSIVKTESEVAAEMAIKQAAKQIERFQRTQSAKLKREISMKQRTELRRSMTERRRSVVLTSGDGDSPATSSETVERLSNEEFRLAVEAFILKQQSFLKQQTLDKKTYYY; encoded by the coding sequence atggatTCGTATGGTTTTCTTGATAGTATTCAAGTGGAGAAGGCACATGCGCTTTCCAGATACAAGCAGTTTAACAACATTTCCAGAATATTTAAATTAATCGAAGTGTTTGTCGCCGTTGCGTTGATTTCATGGTCGTCGACTCGCCTTCCTACGGTTTTTAAAGTATCCGGCGAGTATCTGTACGCCTGTTCATCTTATATATTGAATCAACACGTCGTTTTTCTTATCGGAAATTTTATCGTTGTTCTTTGTTACGTTTTCTCCGGTCACATGGAGGTCGGAAACGAATCCATTGATCATGAAATTTCCGATGAGAATAAAAAGAGATCTACGAATCATTATAAAACAAGTGACGCCGCTTCGGATGGAGAATTGCTACTGACGCCGGTGGAAGAACTACCGGTGATTCACACAGCCATGGAAGAACCTCAAGAAAAAGTAATTGGGTTTGAGAATTCGATAGTGAAAACAGAGTCGGAAGTGGCGGCGGAAATGGCAATCAAGCAGGCGGCGAAGCAGATAGAGAGATTTCAAAGAACACAGTCGGCGAAGTTGAAGCGGGAGATTTCGATGAAGCAACGTACTGAGTTGAGGAGGTCGATGACAGAGAGGCGGAGAAGCGTTGTGTTGACTTCCGGCGACGGAGACTCGCCGGCGACTTCATCGGAGACTGTCGAGAGATTGAGCAACGAAGAATTTCGGCTTGCCGTTGAGGCTTTCATTTTAAAGCAGCAGAGCTTTCTCAAGCAGCAAACCCTGGATAAAAAAACATACTATTATTAG